A portion of the Aricia agestis chromosome 1, ilAriAges1.1, whole genome shotgun sequence genome contains these proteins:
- the LOC121730879 gene encoding transcription termination factor 3, mitochondrial has protein sequence MKTFREFIKFSKSINQINILQQKRCYAQIRTPAKVNVLERVSTDVSDTTPYFPKSFNLAAYINSSETLQNLLNLNVDLNKLDKRPYIAEKILKLDFEKDMKQILLFLNEFLKKEDMGTFLSKNPMILTEDIDNLHVRIHYLQSKQFNNIQITKIILKNPFWLMYSTVRIDRRLGYFQSKFDLSGNDIRNLATKQPKIITYNLHHINTNSFVIKEEMGYNDQEIKQLILHQPKLWMICQKKLLERFNYIHNTIKISHENILLHPNILLCRNFKIKQRHIFLQQLGRAQFDPSKENYVPIMALAENTDVEFCKNHAKCHIDEYNRFLKTL, from the exons ATGAAGACTTTTCGAGAGTTTATCAAGTTTTCCAAAAGtataaatcaaataaatatattgCAACAGAAACGTTGCTATGCACAAATAAGGACACCGGCTAAAGTGAATGTTTTGGAGCGAGTGTCAACAGATGTATCAGATACAACACCTTATTTTCCCAAATCATTTAATCTTGCTGCTTATATTAATAGTTCTGAGACACTACAAAATCTGCTTAATCTCAATGTTGACCTAAATAAATTAGATAAACGACCGTATATTGCAGAGAAgatattaaaattagattttgaaaaggacatgaaacaaatattattatttttaaatgaattccTCAAAAAGGAAGACATGGGCACTTTTTTAAGCAAAAACCCTATGATATTAACTGAAGACATTGACAATCTTCATGTGCGAATTCATTATTTACAATCAAAGCAATTCAATAACATTCAAATAACTAAAATCATTCTCAAGAATCCGTTTTGGTTAATGTACAG tactGTGAGAATAGATAGAAGGTTGGGATATTTTCAAAGCAAATTTGACCTAAGTGGAAATGATATTCGGAATTTAGCAACTAAACAACCTAAAATCATAACTTACaaccttcaccatataaacacCAATTCCTTTGTTATAAAAGAGGAAATGGGATATAATGATCAAGAGATAAAACAGTTGATATTGCATCAACCAAAATTGTGGATGATTT gTCAAAAGAAGTTGTTGGAAAGGTTTAATTATATTCACAACACAATAAAAATTAGTCatgaaaacatattattacatcCAAATATTTTACTGTGTAGAAATTTCAAGATTAAACAAAGGCATATTTTCTTACAACAATTAGGAAGAGCTCAATTTGATCCCTCTAAAGAAAACTATGTTCCAATTATGGCATTGGCTGAAAATACCGATGtagaattttgtaaaaatcatGCCAAATGTCACATTGATGAGTACAATCGATTTCTAAAAACTTTATAG
- the LOC121730843 gene encoding alanine--tRNA ligase, cytoplasmic codes for MDIPKSAKEIRQSYIDFFMSKGHIYVHSSSTIPLDDPTLLFANAGMNQFKPIFLGSVDPNSDMAQYVRVVNTQKCIRAGGKHNDLDDVGKDVYHHTFFEMMGNWSFGDYFKKEVCTWAWELLTEVYKLSGDRLYVTYFGGDKNSGLEPDLECKEIWLKLGVPETHILPGSMKDNFWEMGETGPCGPCSELHYDRIGGRNAAHLVNMDDPDVLEIWNLVFIQYNRETDGTLKLLPKKHIDCGLGLERLVSVIQDKKANYDTDLFMPIFKTIETKAKVRPYTGKVGLEDVDGIDMAYRVLADHARTLTIALSDGGFPDNTGRGYVLRRILRRAIRYSSEKLNAKPGFFASLVHTVVEILGDIFPEITKDPESIIQIINEEEIQFLKTLSRGHNLLNRTIEKLGDSKVIPGDVAWRMYDTYGFPIDLTQLMCEEKGLTIDMEAYDKAKKESQLCSQGKTVGQEDLLALDIHAISDLQNRGVPVTDDSPKYNYVASSMDKDAVYTFSPCTGKILAIRQNKTFVEEVSNGECGLILDHTNFYAEQGGQIYDEGYMVKSDDDSVEFTVKNVQVKGGYVLHIGKVEGLFKVGDTVSLNIDTERRRLIMNNHTGTHILNNVLRKVLGNDSDQRGSLVVPDRLRFDFTNKGPMTTKQIKETEDQIKTIINDNKKVFAKHTSLSDAKKIKGLRAMFDEQYPDPVRVVSVGVPVEELENNPEGPLGFDTSVEFCGGSHLHQTGHIGEYVIVSEEGIAKGIRRIVAVTGPEAMKAINKMSILENEVNNIANIIKDQGDNQKEIVKKIVELTNDVSHAQISYWKKEELRNMLKNFKKELDDKERAAKALTINLVIEKAKELCLEQKSSEVIVSELKAFNNTKALDGALKQVKQHSPNSAALFFSVDDDSNKIFCLAAVPKSLVERGLTASDWVQSVVHLMGGKGGGKSESAQASGNNPKCLEEAIKTARDFALSKLQ; via the exons ATGGACATCCCAAAATCAGCTAAAGAGATTCGACAATCATACATCGACTTCTTTATGAGTAAAGGTCATATATATGTTCATTCTTCATCAACAATTCCTTTGGATGATCCCACGCTACTGTTTGCAAATGCAGGTATGAATCAATTTAAGCCAATATTTTTAGGGTCAGTTGATCCAAACTCAGATATGGCTCAATATGTAAGAGTTGTGAATACTCAAAAGTGCATAAGAGCTGGTGGAAAACATAATGATTTAGATGATGTCGGAAAAGATGTTTATCATCACACTTTCTTTGAAATGATGGGGAACTGGTCTTTTGGAGACTATTTTAAAAAGGAAGTATGCACTTGGGCTTGGGAGCTGCTGACTGAAGTTTATAAATTATCTGGAGATAGATTATATGTTACTTATTTTGGCGGGGACAAAAACTCAGGGCTTGAACCTGATTTAGAATGTAAGGAAATATGGCTAAAATTAGGAGTTCCTGAAACCCATATTTTACCAGGTAGCATGAAAGATAATTTTTGGGAAATGGGTGAAACAGGTCCCTGTGGTCCATGTTCAGAATTACATTATGATAGAATTGGTGGAAGAAATGCAGCACATCTTGTGAACATGGACGACCCAGATGTTTTGGAAATATGGAATCTTGTATTCATTCAGTACAACAGAGAAACAGATGGGACTCTAAAATTACTTCCAAAAAAACACATAGATTGTGGCTTAGGTCTTGAACGATTGGTATCTGTTATACAAGATAAAAAAGCTAATTATGATACTGATTTGTTTATGCCTATATTCAAGACTATTGAGACCAAGGCCAAAGTAAGGCCTTATACAGGAAAGGTGGGACTTGAAGATGTAGATGGAATTGATATGGCTTATAGGGTTTTAGCAGACCATGCTCGCACACTTACTATTGCTCTATCTGATGGTGGATTCCCTGACAATACTGGTAGAGGGTATGTACTCCGTAGAATATTAAGAAGAGCTATTCGTTATTCATCTGAAAAACTTAATGCTAAACCAGGATTCTTTGCTTCATTAGTACATACTGTTGTTGAAATATTGGGTGATATATTTCCCGAGATTACAAAAGATCCAGAGtctattatacaaattataaatgaaGAAGAAATACAGTTCCTGAAAACTCTTTCAAGAGGACACAATTTACTCAATAGGACAATAGAGAAACTGGGAGACTCAAAAGTTATACCTGGTGATGTGGCTTGGAGGATGTATGATACATATGGTTTTCCTATTGACTTGACACAGTTGATGTGTGAAGAAAAAGGATTAACAATTGATATGGAAGCATATGATAAAGCTAAAAAGGAATCTCAGTTATGTTCCCAAGGTAAAACTGTGGGTCAAGAAGATTTATTAGCATTAGACATCCATGCCATTAGCGATTTACAAAACAGAGGTGTACCCGTAACTGATGACTCTCCTAAGTATAATTATGTAGCCTCTTCCATGGACAAAGACGCAGTATATACCTTTAGCCCATGCACTGGAAAGATTTTGGCGATACGTCAAAATAAGACCTTTGTGGAAGAAGTAAGCAATGGAGAGTGTGGATTGATATTAGACCATACAAATTTTTATGCAGAGCAAGGTGGACAAATATATGATGAGGGTTACATGGTTAAGAGTGATGATGACAGTGTAGAATTTACTGTGAAAAATGTTCAAGTAAAAGGAGGGTATGTACTTCACATAGGCAAAGTGGAAGGTTTGTTTAAAGTGGGAGACACAGTGTCATTAAACATTGATACAGAAAGAAGAAGACTCATTATGAACAACCATACGGGCACACatatattaaataatgttttgagAAAAGTACTAGGCAATGATTCTGACCAACGTGGTTCACTTGTGGTACCAGATCGTTTGAGATTTGATTTTACTAACAAAGGTCCTATGacaacaaaacaaataaaagaaaCTGAAGATCAAATTAAAACTATTATCAATGATAACAAAAAAGTATTTGCTAAACACACAAGTTTAAGTGATGCCAAGAAAATTAAAGGTTTACGAGCTATGTTTGATGAACAGTATCCAGATCCTGTACGTGTTGTATCTGTTGGTGTACCGGTCGAAGAGTTAGAAAATAATCCAGAAGGGCCTTTAGGATTTGATACATCTGTAGAATTTTGTGGTGGCTCTCATCTACACCAAACTGGACACATTGGCGAATATGTGATTGTCAGTGAAGAAGGAATAGCTAAAGGAATTCGAAGGATTGTGGCTGTTACTGGCCCAGAAGCCATGAAAGCCATCAATAAGATgagtattttagaaaatgagGTTAACAATATTGCAAATATTATCAAAGACCAAGGTGATAATCAAAaagaaattgtaaaaaaaattgtggaacTAACTAATGATGTTTCCCATGCACAAATATCGTATTGGAAAAAAGAAGAACTAAGAAATATGctcaaaaatttcaaaaaagaaTTAGACGATAAAGAGCGCGCTGCTAAAGCTCTAACTATCAATTTAGTTATAGAGAAAGCAAAAGAACTTTGCCTTGAACAAAAATCATCTGAAGTGATTGTATCAGAATTAAAAGCATTTAATAACACAAAAGCATTAGACGGGGCTTTAAAACAAGTAAAACAGCACTCTCCAAATTCTGCGGCATTGTTTTTCTCAGTTGATGATGACTCCAACAAAATATTCTGCTTGGCAGCCGTTCCGAAATCACTAGTCGAGAGAGGATTAACTGCTTCAGACTGGGTTCAGTCAGTTGTTCACCTTATGGGTGGAAAAGGCGGCGGCAAATCAGAATCTGCTCAAGCTTCAGGAAATAATCCGAAATGTTTGGAGGAAGCCATTAAAACAGCTCGTGACTTTGCACTTTCAAAATTACAATA g